A stretch of Gemmobacter fulvus DNA encodes these proteins:
- a CDS encoding YbaK/EbsC family protein: MSKSLARVTAALHAAGITAPPLEMPGETRTAQQAAEAAGCALDQIVKSILFAGQTSGQLYLFLTAGGNQVDAAKASALAAEPLGRADAAQVRATTGFAIGGVSPLGHLSPSPEFFDPRLLDFPVIWGAAGTPRHIFPIAPQDLLRITGAKLADFTT; encoded by the coding sequence ATGTCCAAAAGCCTTGCCCGTGTCACCGCCGCCCTGCACGCCGCAGGCATCACCGCGCCGCCGCTGGAAATGCCCGGCGAAACCCGCACCGCGCAGCAGGCCGCCGAGGCGGCAGGCTGTGCGCTGGATCAGATCGTGAAATCCATCCTCTTTGCCGGGCAAACCAGCGGGCAGCTTTATCTGTTCCTGACCGCAGGCGGCAATCAGGTGGATGCGGCCAAGGCCTCGGCCCTTGCGGCCGAGCCTTTGGGCCGCGCCGATGCGGCGCAGGTGCGCGCCACCACCGGCTTTGCGATTGGCGGCGTCAGCCCGCTGGGCCATCTGAGCCCCAGCCCCGAATTCTTTGACCCGCGTCTGCTCGACTTTCCGGTGATCTGGGGCGCTGCCGGAACGCCCCGGCATATTTTCCCGATCGCGCCGCAGGATCTGCTGCGCATCACCGGGGCGAAGCTGGCCGATTTCACCACCTGA